From one Staphylococcus kloosii genomic stretch:
- a CDS encoding DUF2309 domain-containing protein, with translation MVNTKTQSQTNQSSLTDADIAQLIEQASNVIVPLSPISIFAARHPWVNLEDKNFKHVVRWLDNTRDVDIYPGTKTIKQAYHNGEISDAILEDKLSQWLNTNDSKLSTAEKYRYCTGALKFEDLSKDIVQTVKQSEIAPVSLSELMDETHIVRSMPPRSKHIKYKNPHTYLQLLDYHVIKWCKLYLDENQSSWTLPNREQGFFYAWKKLVVHDPALSKTERQTLAALPNNPYEVIAEALTSLDIPEASRQGYLESHLLALPGWAGMLLWQMEQTHKKSRLITEYLAIRLALEWSFINPYLPVETTRPLPRRSLQTLVSEWCEWGGLAVTDWQQMSLEQQQEYLKFALAFDDKTRRQMWLEAWEETYENQLKEQLLTDNQDQLKNQVKAQLAFCIDVRSEQFRSQLENAGPFETIGIAGFYGLPIASAKLGSNHSHASLPVMNAPQHKIKEYARPHEMKTYHERKNSISALIYTFKKMKQNVLPSLLLPELTGSWLSAQMLSRTFLPRPIGRFIHKFYARWLQKPKTSLTLSHDKFGVEEGLPVGFSTQEQIEYVHQALKLMGLTESFAPLVVFCGHGSQSANNPYASSLDCGACGGAASGFNAKVLAMLCNLPEVRKGLSEAGVNIPTETVFTAAEHNTSVDNLTWIYLPTLSREAKASYEHIEQVMPQVSKQANKQRMLTLPTLKNNIAHPEEEAHRLANDWSEVRPEWGLARNASFIIAPRKLTQNKDLAGRAFLHNYDWQQDKDGSILGNIIAGPATVAQWINLQYYASTVAPHYYGSGSKTTQTVTGGIGVMQGNASDLLTGLPWQSVMKSDFEAYHAPLRLLIVIQAPNAYIEQLLDANSDFQQKVTNGWLQLASIDSDGTWQHWS, from the coding sequence ATGGTTAATACGAAAACGCAATCTCAAACAAATCAATCATCTTTAACTGATGCGGATATTGCACAGCTAATAGAGCAAGCGAGTAATGTGATAGTACCATTGTCTCCAATTTCTATTTTTGCGGCACGTCATCCGTGGGTGAATTTAGAAGATAAGAACTTTAAGCATGTAGTGCGTTGGCTAGATAATACAAGAGATGTTGATATTTATCCAGGTACTAAAACAATAAAACAAGCTTATCATAATGGTGAAATCAGTGACGCTATATTAGAAGATAAGTTATCTCAATGGTTAAACACTAATGATAGTAAGCTATCAACAGCAGAAAAGTATCGTTATTGTACTGGTGCTTTGAAATTTGAAGATTTATCAAAAGATATAGTGCAAACAGTAAAACAAAGTGAAATAGCTCCAGTGTCATTAAGTGAATTAATGGATGAAACGCATATAGTGCGTTCTATGCCACCAAGAAGTAAGCATATTAAATATAAAAATCCTCATACGTATTTACAATTACTCGACTATCATGTCATCAAATGGTGCAAATTATATCTAGATGAAAATCAATCTAGTTGGACGTTGCCTAACCGTGAACAAGGTTTCTTTTATGCGTGGAAAAAATTAGTCGTGCATGATCCCGCATTATCTAAAACAGAACGCCAAACTTTAGCAGCCTTACCGAATAATCCGTATGAAGTTATTGCTGAGGCGTTAACGTCGTTAGACATACCAGAAGCATCGAGACAAGGATATTTAGAAAGTCATTTGTTAGCATTACCGGGATGGGCTGGTATGTTGTTATGGCAAATGGAACAAACGCACAAAAAATCTCGTTTAATTACTGAATATTTAGCGATTCGACTTGCTTTAGAATGGTCGTTTATTAATCCATACCTACCAGTTGAAACGACACGTCCGCTTCCACGACGTTCGTTGCAAACTTTAGTAAGTGAATGGTGTGAATGGGGCGGCTTAGCCGTAACAGACTGGCAACAAATGTCATTGGAACAGCAACAAGAATATCTTAAATTTGCGCTCGCATTTGATGATAAAACACGACGACAAATGTGGTTAGAAGCGTGGGAAGAAACATATGAAAACCAATTAAAAGAGCAACTTTTAACGGATAATCAAGATCAACTAAAGAACCAAGTTAAAGCGCAGTTAGCGTTTTGTATCGATGTACGTTCTGAACAATTTCGTAGTCAATTGGAGAATGCGGGGCCATTCGAAACGATTGGTATTGCAGGTTTTTATGGCTTGCCGATTGCGAGTGCTAAGTTAGGAAGCAATCATAGTCATGCATCTTTACCTGTGATGAATGCGCCACAACATAAGATTAAAGAGTATGCACGTCCGCACGAAATGAAAACGTATCATGAACGTAAAAATTCCATTAGTGCGCTTATTTATACATTTAAGAAGATGAAACAAAACGTGTTACCTAGTTTATTATTACCGGAGTTAACTGGGTCATGGTTAAGTGCGCAAATGTTGTCACGTACATTTTTACCAAGACCTATCGGGAGATTTATTCATAAGTTCTATGCCCGTTGGTTGCAAAAACCAAAAACGTCATTAACGTTATCTCACGACAAGTTTGGCGTAGAAGAGGGACTACCTGTTGGTTTCTCTACACAAGAACAAATTGAATACGTTCATCAAGCCTTAAAATTGATGGGCTTAACAGAATCGTTTGCACCGTTAGTCGTTTTCTGTGGTCATGGGAGTCAAAGCGCTAATAATCCATATGCTTCATCATTAGACTGTGGTGCTTGTGGTGGTGCAGCAAGTGGATTTAACGCTAAAGTGTTAGCAATGTTATGTAATTTACCTGAAGTTAGAAAAGGTTTGAGTGAAGCGGGTGTCAATATTCCGACAGAAACAGTATTTACAGCAGCTGAACATAACACGTCTGTAGATAATTTGACGTGGATATATTTACCAACATTATCACGTGAAGCGAAAGCCTCTTATGAACATATAGAACAAGTAATGCCACAAGTGAGTAAACAAGCGAATAAACAACGTATGTTGACATTACCAACGTTAAAAAATAATATTGCACATCCAGAAGAGGAGGCGCATCGTTTAGCTAACGATTGGAGTGAAGTTAGGCCTGAATGGGGATTAGCACGTAATGCTTCATTTATTATTGCGCCTCGTAAATTGACTCAAAATAAAGATTTAGCAGGCAGAGCGTTTTTACACAATTATGATTGGCAACAAGATAAAGATGGTTCGATTTTAGGTAATATTATTGCAGGCCCAGCTACGGTTGCACAATGGATTAATTTACAGTATTACGCGTCGACAGTAGCGCCACATTATTATGGTAGTGGTAGTAAAACGACTCAAACTGTTACTGGTGGCATAGGCGTCATGCAAGGGAATGCAAGTGACTTATTAACTGGACTACCTTGGCAGTCGGTTATGAAATCAGACTTTGAAGCTTATCACGCGCCGTTGAGATTATTAATCGTTATTCAAGCACCCAATGCTTATATTGAACAATTATTAGATGCTAATAGTGACTTTCAACAAAAGGTTACTAACGGTTGGCTACAATTAGCGAGTATAGATAGTGACGGTACATGGCAACATTGGTCGTAA
- a CDS encoding DUF2294 domain-containing protein, whose amino-acid sequence MPLTKGACESDISKAITQWEKEYLGRGSLSVKTDIVKDMIIVDLQGVLTPAEYTVCETQEGLISIKRTRNKLVESGSEDLKDIILQLTGETVKSVHTDLSARTGERVIVFKLNNDLAQQFNKE is encoded by the coding sequence ATGCCATTAACGAAAGGTGCTTGTGAATCTGATATCAGTAAAGCTATTACACAATGGGAAAAAGAATATTTAGGTAGAGGCTCATTGTCGGTAAAAACAGATATCGTAAAAGATATGATTATTGTTGATTTACAAGGTGTGTTAACCCCAGCTGAGTATACAGTATGTGAAACACAAGAAGGTTTAATTTCAATAAAAAGAACGAGAAATAAATTAGTCGAATCAGGTTCAGAAGATTTAAAAGACATCATTTTGCAACTGACTGGTGAAACTGTTAAAAGTGTGCATACTGATTTGAGCGCACGTACAGGTGAACGTGTCATCGTTTTTAAATTGAACAATGATCTAGCACAACAATTTAACAAAGAATAA
- a CDS encoding YbfB/YjiJ family MFS transporter has translation MAKHAYRQLVLGMIALFIVMAIGRFAYTPILPFMKHTGMMNDQSAGLLATINYLGYLIGAIIPLGFIFKSKVIDLKIYLIINILTTILMGFTEQYIIWSVYRVLSGITSGAVFVLASNVVLEALKQGRRESISGLLYSAVGIGIFSSSIFIYFFTTDARWQATWIILGICSLIGGLLVVIGMTENQTAKQDNDGHKHIQQQEQRFPKFMRYFSIAYFCEGAGYIITGTFLVAIVKSIPALADYAALSWMFVGLGAIPSTVIWSMVAERIGYDKAIYGGFILQIIGISMPIFSHNSISLIMSSLLFGATFLGLTTLFMSKGQQLMYKANGKANYVATLTVIYSVGQMIAPSISGLSIGDSGNYNAALIFATIILVVGLISALVSFKVTEQKGDVNEY, from the coding sequence TTGGCTAAGCACGCTTATCGACAACTTGTGTTAGGAATGATTGCGTTATTTATAGTTATGGCAATTGGTCGTTTTGCTTATACGCCTATTTTGCCGTTTATGAAACATACTGGAATGATGAATGATCAAAGTGCAGGTTTGTTAGCAACTATAAATTATTTAGGTTATTTAATAGGAGCGATAATTCCTCTAGGTTTTATTTTTAAAAGTAAGGTTATTGATTTAAAGATTTATTTAATCATAAATATTTTGACGACGATATTAATGGGCTTTACAGAACAATATATTATTTGGTCTGTGTACCGTGTACTATCTGGTATTACGAGTGGAGCTGTATTCGTTTTAGCATCTAATGTTGTATTAGAAGCATTGAAACAAGGACGTCGTGAGAGTATCTCAGGTTTATTGTATAGTGCTGTTGGAATTGGGATATTTTCAAGTAGTATTTTTATTTACTTCTTTACAACAGATGCACGTTGGCAGGCGACTTGGATAATTTTAGGAATTTGTTCATTAATAGGTGGATTGCTTGTAGTGATAGGTATGACGGAGAATCAAACAGCGAAGCAAGACAATGATGGTCATAAGCATATACAGCAACAAGAACAAAGATTTCCGAAATTTATGCGTTATTTTTCTATTGCATATTTTTGTGAAGGCGCGGGCTATATAATTACGGGTACGTTTTTAGTTGCCATCGTTAAATCAATCCCTGCATTGGCTGATTATGCAGCGTTAAGTTGGATGTTTGTTGGCTTAGGTGCCATACCATCTACGGTAATATGGTCGATGGTTGCAGAAAGAATAGGTTATGATAAGGCGATATATGGTGGTTTTATATTACAGATTATTGGTATAAGTATGCCTATTTTCTCTCACAATAGCATTAGTTTAATTATGAGTTCTTTATTATTTGGTGCAACGTTTCTTGGGTTAACGACGTTATTTATGTCGAAAGGGCAACAATTAATGTATAAGGCGAACGGTAAAGCCAATTATGTGGCAACACTAACGGTTATTTATAGTGTTGGTCAAATGATTGCGCCATCTATTTCGGGGTTGTCAATCGGAGACTCTGGGAATTATAATGCAGCATTAATTTTTGCGACAATTATATTAGTAGTAGGTTTAATAAGTGCCTTAGTAAGTTTTAAAGTCACTGAACAGAAAGGTGATGTTAATGAATATTGA
- a CDS encoding LysR family transcriptional regulator codes for MNIDDLKAFKKVCEVKSFTRAAEEMNFVQSNITAKVKRLEKHYQAQLIYRDKKAITATPAGHALLNYINQILTLVDAADAELIDNPYSELHIGSIETIAATRLPNVLEKFRQTNKQAKLKITTASTNQLLSKIKLREIEGAFLSGPVNDESIEAVPLYNEQMVVITQKGYGDPAYETKGQAIIVFGEGCFYRSYFEEWLTYHQITIDSLMTLNTLDGIVGCVQAGLGIAMLPQSVTPKLDYDKLDFYQVTTPFEHVPVSFIYRKDSVQTSVFNQFKTVMSAINK; via the coding sequence ATGAATATTGATGATTTAAAAGCATTTAAAAAAGTATGCGAAGTAAAAAGTTTTACACGTGCAGCGGAAGAAATGAATTTTGTACAGTCTAATATTACGGCCAAGGTTAAAAGGCTTGAAAAACATTATCAAGCGCAGTTAATTTATAGAGATAAAAAGGCGATAACAGCGACGCCAGCAGGTCATGCCTTGCTAAATTATATTAATCAAATCTTAACGTTAGTCGACGCGGCCGACGCTGAATTAATCGATAATCCATATAGTGAATTACACATCGGTTCAATCGAAACAATTGCTGCTACACGTTTACCTAATGTACTAGAAAAATTTAGACAAACTAATAAACAAGCAAAGTTAAAAATAACTACAGCTTCAACTAATCAATTATTATCTAAAATTAAGTTACGTGAAATTGAAGGTGCTTTTCTTTCAGGTCCAGTTAATGATGAATCTATTGAGGCAGTGCCATTGTATAATGAACAAATGGTTGTTATTACACAGAAAGGCTATGGCGATCCTGCATATGAAACTAAAGGTCAAGCAATTATCGTCTTTGGAGAAGGTTGTTTTTACCGTAGTTATTTTGAAGAATGGTTAACTTACCATCAGATTACGATCGATAGTTTAATGACATTAAACACACTCGATGGAATCGTTGGCTGTGTTCAAGCAGGTTTAGGTATTGCCATGTTACCTCAATCAGTTACGCCAAAATTAGATTATGATAAATTAGATTTTTATCAAGTGACTACACCTTTTGAACATGTGCCAGTTAGTTTTATATATCGTAAAGATAGTGTGCAAACTTCAGTCTTTAACCAATTTAAAACGGTTATGTCAGCAATAAATAAATAA
- a CDS encoding MFS transporter, with the protein MQTITNDFVEKGTPAYLKINIALFIAGFTIFSILYSVQPLIPHFSETFHVDKTTASLPLSTTTLTLAFAMLFFGAISEVVGRKPVMIFSVISVSLLAIVQPFITDFGAFLIVRLIQGICLAGLPSIAMAYIGEEISPSSLPEAMGIYIGGNAFGGAFGRIFTGYISSVFGYQTGLLSIAVLSVIAAVLFTILLPKSQHFEQQKFSFKELIMSYWSHLRNIRLLKPFMLGFLFLGSNIAAFNYISFELKSAPYHLHPSVISFVYLLFLIGMLSSMLNAKLREKLGSINALKFSIIMLAVGICVTLLPFLTFKILGLAISIYAFFSGHAIASAVVARRSEHHNAQASSLYLLFYYMGSSVGGTLAGYFYSLIYWPGVVLMIVLFMVIAFIISLTIKAR; encoded by the coding sequence ATGCAAACTATTACCAACGACTTTGTAGAAAAAGGGACACCAGCATATTTAAAAATTAATATCGCTTTATTTATTGCTGGCTTTACAATCTTTTCGATTTTATACAGTGTTCAACCATTAATACCTCACTTTTCAGAAACGTTCCACGTCGATAAAACTACAGCCAGTTTACCGTTATCGACTACGACTTTAACTTTAGCCTTTGCGATGTTATTTTTCGGTGCTATTTCTGAAGTTGTAGGACGTAAACCAGTAATGATTTTTTCAGTTATATCAGTGTCATTATTGGCTATCGTCCAACCATTTATTACTGACTTCGGTGCTTTTCTTATCGTTAGATTAATACAAGGCATTTGTTTAGCGGGGCTTCCTTCTATAGCAATGGCTTATATCGGGGAAGAAATTTCACCAAGTAGTTTACCTGAAGCGATGGGCATTTATATAGGTGGTAACGCATTTGGCGGTGCATTTGGTCGTATTTTCACCGGCTATATTTCCAGTGTTTTTGGTTATCAAACTGGTTTATTATCTATTGCTGTATTAAGTGTTATTGCCGCAGTTTTATTCACTATATTATTACCTAAGTCACAGCATTTTGAACAACAAAAATTTTCATTTAAAGAACTCATTATGAGTTACTGGAGTCATTTACGAAACATCCGACTCTTAAAACCATTTATGCTAGGCTTTTTATTTTTAGGAAGCAATATCGCAGCATTTAATTATATTTCGTTTGAATTAAAGTCTGCACCTTATCACTTACATCCAAGTGTGATTAGTTTTGTGTATCTCCTATTTTTAATCGGTATGCTTTCTTCTATGTTAAATGCTAAATTACGTGAAAAATTAGGCTCTATAAACGCACTAAAATTCAGTATTATCATGTTAGCCGTTGGTATTTGTGTTACGCTATTACCATTTTTAACGTTTAAAATTCTTGGTTTAGCTATTAGTATTTATGCCTTCTTTAGTGGACATGCTATCGCAAGTGCAGTGGTTGCAAGACGGTCCGAACATCATAATGCACAAGCCTCAAGCCTTTATTTATTATTCTATTACATGGGCTCATCTGTCGGTGGTACATTGGCAGGTTATTTCTATAGTTTAATTTATTGGCCTGGCGTTGTTTTAATGATTGTATTATTTATGGTTATCGCATTTATTATTTCCTTAACAATCAAAGCAAGATAA
- a CDS encoding LysR family transcriptional regulator, with amino-acid sequence MEWHHLEYFKLLAKLQNVSLSAKQLNVSQSALSRAIKQLEEEVGAPLFNRVGRSLKLNKYGQSFLVTVNMITQEMDMFKSEVTQSIDMLNGDITIGFLHSVGPTYLSDFLKTFNSQYPNIRVKLLQDHAKGLISKLESGDIDVAITMVAPASNSVCFIPLLQEQLFITLNSTHPLANEQSLNIADLVNEQFILLKENFVLREQVDQIFYEHNINNVEINFESDETLTIASFVSAGLGISILPKLKNIQLPNLTQIPINNYKAQRTIGLCYLTQADQLPIVKVTKETLLNYFSNYNEGKDYNNN; translated from the coding sequence ATGGAGTGGCACCACTTAGAATATTTTAAGCTATTAGCAAAGTTACAAAATGTCTCATTATCAGCAAAACAATTAAATGTTAGCCAGTCTGCTTTAAGTCGTGCAATTAAACAATTAGAAGAAGAAGTGGGTGCGCCATTATTTAATAGAGTAGGGAGATCGCTGAAATTAAACAAATATGGCCAATCATTTTTAGTAACTGTTAATATGATTACCCAGGAAATGGATATGTTTAAAAGTGAAGTTACACAATCCATCGATATGTTAAATGGTGACATCACCATCGGTTTTTTACATTCTGTAGGGCCAACCTATTTATCCGACTTTTTAAAAACATTTAATTCACAATATCCTAATATTAGAGTGAAACTGTTACAAGACCATGCCAAAGGATTAATCTCTAAATTAGAGAGTGGGGATATAGATGTAGCTATTACAATGGTCGCACCTGCGAGTAATAGTGTATGCTTTATTCCGTTATTACAAGAACAATTGTTTATAACTCTAAATAGCACACACCCTTTAGCCAACGAACAAAGTTTAAATATTGCCGACTTAGTAAATGAACAGTTTATATTACTTAAAGAAAATTTTGTTTTAAGAGAACAAGTGGATCAAATTTTTTATGAACATAATATAAATAATGTGGAAATTAATTTTGAGAGTGATGAAACATTGACGATAGCAAGTTTCGTAAGTGCAGGCTTAGGTATTTCTATCTTGCCTAAATTAAAAAATATCCAGTTGCCTAACCTTACTCAAATTCCAATCAATAATTATAAAGCACAACGTACGATAGGTTTATGTTATTTAACTCAAGCCGATCAGTTACCTATTGTTAAAGTTACTAAAGAAACCTTATTGAATTATTTTAGTAATTACAATGAAGGGAAAGATTACAATAATAATTAA
- a CDS encoding sensor histidine kinase: protein MCKNYTTLSQEEIAEIVQLATQLRRIADLNRSYVFIDCFLKESNHLIVVAEAVPSSEATLYQNSVVTQNVYEKFEPAVFRALRTDTDVHHHKAVTQEGQVVEQNVTPIKVKGNVIGALIMEKDITRQIKNEEKLYVLSRATETISELFKYPSSEQIFVPDMIEEALFYLDTSFVVQYYNLKGEKIVQDLTDKQCDLNISILDIFPDFDYILNDDRVIVIENRAIRNKHFQIKCVKLFTDQQLTGYLMMLKDITDAKEKEKALISKTVAIREVHHRVKNNLQTVASLLRLQMRMDVPEESKHYFQESLNRILCIASVYEVILSESDSDHVNIATLIEKIGNALVYSETAEQEVNISYDIDKQLYLPSHLAISVALIGNEVITNSLQHAFKQSAQGNIVVTLCYEQRAALYTLKVQDNGIGHGHYPSSFGLNIVSTIAENDLDGNFNITQNDTGTLAQLVFQYKGE from the coding sequence ATTTGTAAAAACTACACGACATTATCGCAAGAAGAAATAGCAGAAATTGTACAATTAGCTACACAATTACGGCGTATTGCAGATTTAAATAGGTCATATGTCTTTATCGATTGTTTTTTAAAAGAATCAAACCACCTTATCGTGGTTGCTGAAGCAGTGCCCTCAAGCGAAGCGACTTTATACCAAAATTCAGTAGTAACACAAAATGTGTATGAGAAATTTGAGCCTGCCGTTTTTCGTGCTTTACGCACTGATACAGATGTTCACCATCATAAGGCTGTAACTCAAGAAGGCCAAGTCGTTGAGCAAAATGTGACGCCTATTAAGGTGAAAGGCAACGTTATTGGCGCTTTAATCATGGAAAAAGACATAACACGACAAATTAAAAATGAAGAGAAGTTATATGTACTTTCAAGGGCGACCGAAACGATAAGTGAATTATTCAAATATCCAAGTAGTGAACAAATATTTGTGCCAGACATGATTGAAGAAGCGTTGTTTTATCTCGATACGTCATTCGTCGTACAGTATTACAATTTAAAAGGTGAGAAAATTGTTCAAGATTTAACCGACAAACAATGTGATTTGAACATCTCTATTTTAGATATTTTCCCGGATTTTGATTACATATTAAATGATGATAGAGTGATTGTGATTGAAAATAGGGCAATCCGCAATAAACACTTTCAAATCAAATGCGTTAAATTATTCACTGACCAACAACTCACTGGTTATCTGATGATGTTAAAAGATATTACAGATGCTAAAGAAAAAGAAAAAGCGTTAATTTCCAAAACGGTCGCAATTCGAGAAGTGCATCATCGTGTTAAAAATAACTTACAAACAGTGGCTAGTTTATTAAGGCTGCAAATGAGGATGGACGTACCAGAGGAAAGTAAACATTATTTTCAAGAAAGCTTGAATAGAATATTGTGTATTGCCTCGGTATATGAAGTTATCTTGAGTGAATCAGATTCGGATCACGTAAATATTGCTACACTTATCGAAAAAATAGGTAATGCCCTCGTCTATAGCGAAACTGCAGAGCAAGAGGTTAACATTAGTTACGATATAGATAAGCAATTATATTTACCGTCGCATTTAGCGATATCAGTGGCTTTAATAGGGAATGAAGTAATAACCAATAGTTTACAACATGCATTTAAACAATCTGCCCAAGGTAATATCGTAGTCACTTTATGCTATGAACAAAGAGCAGCATTATACACGTTAAAAGTTCAAGATAATGGCATTGGGCATGGTCATTATCCAAGTTCATTTGGTTTAAATATTGTAAGTACTATCGCTGAAAATGACTTAGATGGTAATTTTAATATTACTCAAAATGATACTGGCACATTGGCGCAACTCGTATTTCAATACAAAGGGGAGTAA
- a CDS encoding ANTAR domain-containing response regulator, with protein sequence MNKIMVVEDESIVRLDIVETLKEAQYNVVAAVGNGEKAIEYTEKTQPDLIIMDIKMPKLDGLKASKIISKRYDIPILILTAYSQSEFVQEAKQSNIVGYIIKPISESQLLPAVEIAMAQSEQMRNLKQQVTESYEAIEQRKQVEKAKGLLMHRQNISEEAAYKKLRKLSMNHHTNIQQIAIKVIEQLGS encoded by the coding sequence ATGAATAAAATTATGGTCGTTGAAGACGAATCCATCGTCAGACTTGATATAGTCGAAACGTTAAAAGAAGCTCAGTACAATGTTGTTGCTGCCGTGGGGAATGGAGAAAAGGCAATAGAATATACAGAAAAGACACAACCAGATTTAATTATAATGGATATTAAGATGCCTAAATTAGATGGTTTAAAAGCAAGCAAAATTATTAGTAAACGGTATGATATACCTATTTTAATACTGACAGCTTATAGCCAAAGTGAGTTTGTACAAGAGGCTAAACAATCCAATATTGTTGGCTATATCATTAAACCTATTTCAGAATCACAATTATTACCAGCCGTAGAGATTGCAATGGCGCAATCAGAACAAATGCGTAACTTAAAGCAACAAGTAACAGAGTCGTATGAAGCAATCGAACAACGTAAGCAAGTTGAAAAAGCGAAAGGCTTATTAATGCATAGACAAAATATAAGCGAGGAAGCGGCTTACAAGAAATTAAGAAAGTTAAGTATGAACCATCATACGAATATTCAACAAATAGCTATAAAGGTGATTGAACAATTAGGTTCATAG
- the eutH gene encoding ethanolamine utilization protein EutH: MEHIGTVIIYIIMICAVIGAFGAIRNPEIGVGKEFMEGIFTIGPIFANSAGIMASIPFISKFIENVFGPFFNKIGADPAIAATSILATDMGGYQLADVLKHSYEGWIMAMIVGFMAGATIVFSIPLGLPMLDKRDHKYMALGILSGLLAIPFGVFISTFIILMSHMKIRTVVETTGAATHVFSISLSTVFVNLLPLIIFVVITAIGLYFFSDIMIKIFIIFGKVLDVCIKLVFVFSVVQIFTGFFTNVFGVWGFDPIMADKKDNFRALENAGNIAIMLSGAFPMVYLIRKYFSNGLTKIGSKIGLSEVGSAGIIATVANILAMFKLVKDMPPKDKVINIAFGVCSAFLLGDHLSYTANFQPTLIPAVMIGKFSAGVLAVIFAYFLCIPKARKLEDIDRRAGIIGPDEYLEKERLANPHHEQKHG, from the coding sequence ATGGAACATATAGGTACGGTAATTATATATATCATTATGATTTGTGCTGTTATTGGTGCGTTTGGTGCTATACGTAATCCCGAAATAGGAGTAGGTAAAGAATTTATGGAAGGTATCTTCACTATAGGACCGATATTTGCCAATTCAGCAGGTATTATGGCATCTATTCCATTTATTTCAAAATTTATCGAAAATGTTTTTGGACCGTTTTTTAATAAAATTGGTGCTGATCCGGCAATTGCGGCGACTTCAATATTGGCGACTGATATGGGTGGTTACCAATTAGCAGATGTGTTGAAGCATAGTTACGAAGGTTGGATTATGGCAATGATTGTAGGATTTATGGCGGGCGCGACAATCGTGTTTTCCATACCCTTGGGGTTACCTATGTTAGATAAAAGGGACCATAAATATATGGCTTTAGGTATTTTGTCGGGGTTATTAGCCATACCGTTTGGTGTGTTTATATCAACGTTTATCATCTTGATGAGTCATATGAAAATACGAACTGTAGTTGAAACGACTGGTGCTGCGACGCATGTCTTTTCCATTAGTCTGTCAACGGTATTTGTAAACTTGTTACCATTAATTATCTTTGTAGTTATTACGGCAATCGGATTATATTTCTTCTCAGACATTATGATCAAAATATTTATAATTTTTGGTAAGGTTTTAGACGTTTGTATTAAGCTCGTATTCGTATTTTCAGTAGTTCAAATCTTTACTGGATTCTTTACAAATGTATTTGGCGTTTGGGGCTTCGACCCAATCATGGCTGACAAAAAAGATAACTTTAGAGCATTAGAAAATGCAGGTAACATTGCAATTATGTTATCCGGGGCATTCCCGATGGTTTACTTAATACGTAAATACTTCTCTAATGGCTTAACTAAAATTGGAAGTAAGATTGGCTTGAGTGAAGTAGGGAGTGCAGGGATTATTGCTACGGTAGCGAATATTTTAGCGATGTTTAAGTTAGTAAAAGATATGCCACCTAAAGATAAAGTAATTAATATCGCATTTGGTGTATGTTCCGCCTTTCTACTCGGAGATCACTTGTCCTATACGGCTAACTTCCAACCAACATTAATTCCAGCAGTCATGATTGGTAAGTTTAGTGCTGGTGTATTAGCCGTTATATTTGCATACTTCTTATGTATACCGAAAGCTAGAAAATTAGAAGACATAGATAGAAGAGCGGGAATCATTGGGCCTGATGAATACTTAGAAAAAGAACGATTAGCAAATCCTCATCACGAACAGAAGCATGGTTAA